Proteins encoded by one window of Rutidosis leptorrhynchoides isolate AG116_Rl617_1_P2 chromosome 7, CSIRO_AGI_Rlap_v1, whole genome shotgun sequence:
- the LOC139857992 gene encoding alcohol dehydrogenase 1-like produces the protein MSSTIGQVIRCKAAVAWEAAKPLVIEEVEVAPPQKMEVRIKILFTSLCHTDVYFWEAKGQNPVFPRILGHEAGGVVESVGEGVTDLEVGDHVLPVFTGECKECAHCKSEESNMCDLLRINTDRGVMIHDQKSRFSIKGKPIFHFVGTSTFSEYTVVHVGCLAKINPKAPLDKVCVLSCGISTGLGATLNVAKPKKGSSVAIFGLGAVGLAAAEGARIAGASRIIGVDLNANRFELAKKFGVTEFVNPKDYKKPVQEVIAEMTNGGVDRSVECTGHVDAMISAFECVHDGWGVAVLVGVPHKDAVFKTSPLNLLNERTLKGTFFGNYKPRSDIPSVVEKYMNKELELEKFITHEVPFSEINKAFDLMLKGEGLRCIIHMDE, from the exons atgTCTAGCACTATTGGACAGGTGATCCGATGCAAAGCTGCGGTGGCGTGGGAAGCCGCAAAGCCGCTAGTGATCGAAGAAGTTGAGGTGGCGCCACCTCAGAAAATGGAAGTCAGGATTAAGATTTTATTTACTTCACTCTGTCACACTGATGTTTACTTTTGGGAAGCCaag GGTCAGAATCCTGTATTTCCTAGGATTTTAGGACATGAGGCTGGAGG AGTTGTGGAGAGTGTTGGGGAAGGAGTAACTGATCTTGAGGTAGGGGATCATGTCCTTCCTGTTTTTACTGGAGAATGTAAAGAATGTGCTCATTGTAAGTCTGAAGAGAGCAATATGTGTGATCTCTTAAGGATCAATACTGATAGGGGAGTCATGATTCATGATCAAAAATCTCGGTTTTCAATCAAAGGAAAACCGATTTTTCATTTTGTTGGTACGTCTACTTTTAGCGAGTATACAGTTGTTCATGTTGGATGCCTTGCTAAAATCAACCCTAAAGCACCTCTTGACAAAGTTTGTGTCCTCAGTTGTGGGATCTCCACAG GCCTAGGCGCTACTTTGAATGTTGCAAAACCGAAAAAGGGTTCATCTGTGGCCATTTTTGGACTTGGAGCTGTAGGACTTGCT GCTGCTGAAGGTGCAAGAATTGCTGGTGCTTCAAGGATTATTGGTGTTGATCTTAATGCCAACCGATTCGAACTAG CAAAGAAATTTGGTGTGACCGAGTTTGTGAACCCAAAAGACTACAAGAAACCGGTACAAGAAGTGATTGCAGAGATGACAAATGGAGGTGTTGACAGGAGTGTTGAATGCACTGGCCATGTTGATGCTATGATCTCTGCTTTCGAATGTGTTCATGAT GGCTGGGGTGTTGCTGTGCTTGTTGGTGTACCACATAAAGATGCTGTTTTCAAGACTAGTCCTTTGAATTTGTTGAATGAAAGGACTCTCAAGGGTACCTTCTTTGGAAACTATAAACCTCGATCCGATATACCTTCGGTGGTCGAAAAGTACATGAATAAG GAACTTGAGCTAGAGAAGTTCATAACACATGAAGTGCCATTTTCTGAGATCAATAAGGCCTTTGATTTGATGCTTAAAGGTGAAGGTCTTCGTTGCATCATTCATATGGATGAATAA